A genomic window from Anthonomus grandis grandis chromosome 2, icAntGran1.3, whole genome shotgun sequence includes:
- the LOC126750709 gene encoding uncharacterized protein LOC126750709 yields the protein MRNLCLFTLVLFAVINNIENRLVIRRNELGLPECIWIWYPRYPRFPPRRTTTVATPTQAATVTYNTPTTVSTTSAPEETPAPTEASEASPSEAPAEEVTPEAPGEDGAE from the exons ATGAGAAACTTGTGCTTGTTTACCCTCGTCCTATTTGCTGTTATCAACAATATC GAAAACAGATTAGTAATAAGACGAAACGAGTTAGGATTACCGGAGTGTATATGGATATGGTATCCAAGGTACCCAAGGTTTCCCCCTCGAAGGACCACCACTG ttgctACCCCCACTCAAGCAGCTACTGTAACATACAACACACCTACTACAGTATCAACTACTTCTGCACCAGAAGAAACACCTGCACCAACAGAAGCTTCGGAAGCATCACCTTCTGAGGCTCCCGCTGAAGAAGTCACCCCTGAAGCTCCCGGAGAAGATGGTGCTGAATAA
- the LOC126733566 gene encoding uncharacterized protein LOC126733566 produces the protein MRNLCLFTLILFAVFNNIETGLVIRRNELGLPECIWIWYPRYPRFPPRRTTTVVTPTQPPTVTSPTPVSTTSAPAETPAPTEASEAPPSEAPAEEVTTEPPGEDGAE, from the exons ATGAGAAACTTGTGCTTGTTTACCCTCATCCTATTTGCTGTGTTCAACAATATT GAAACTGGATTAGTAATAAGACGAAACGAGTTAGGGTTACCGGAGTGTATATGGATATGGTATCCCAGGTATCCAAGGTTTCCCCCTCGAAGGACCACTACTG ttgtTACCCCCACTCAACCACCTACTGTAACATCACCTACTCCAGTATCAACTACTTCTGCACCAGCGGAAACACCTGCACCAACAGAAGCTTCGGAAGCACCACCTTCTGAGGCTCCCGCTGAAGAGGTCACCACCGAACCTCCTGGAGAAGATGGTGCTGAATAA